One segment of Pseudomonas pohangensis DNA contains the following:
- a CDS encoding 4'-phosphopantetheinyl transferase family protein has product MAQTTPLSACCSPPLRIWPFVHAQPAVALYSCSFDAQGLSPQAFVQAGISAPAHIQRAVAKRQTEFLAGRLCARSALQAQAPDLTAPGQDAEGAPQWPAGLCGSITHSNGLAAAAVASRQDFLGLGLDAEVLMSNTRAQRLAAQILCPDELQRMACLPASEHAWLVSLTFCSKESLFKALYPLVGQRFYFQDAELLECHADGRLQLRLLRDLAPQWPKDSLLSGQHAALGSHLLSLVSIATATSRQG; this is encoded by the coding sequence ATGGCGCAAACCACTCCGTTGTCCGCCTGTTGCAGTCCGCCGCTGCGCATCTGGCCTTTTGTGCATGCCCAGCCTGCGGTAGCGCTGTATAGCTGCAGCTTCGATGCGCAAGGGCTGAGTCCGCAGGCATTCGTGCAGGCCGGCATCAGCGCACCAGCCCACATCCAGCGCGCCGTGGCCAAACGCCAGACTGAATTTCTCGCCGGACGCCTGTGCGCACGCAGTGCCCTGCAAGCACAAGCGCCCGACCTGACGGCTCCCGGCCAGGATGCTGAAGGTGCTCCGCAATGGCCCGCCGGGCTCTGCGGCTCGATCACCCACAGCAACGGATTGGCCGCCGCCGCAGTCGCCTCACGGCAAGACTTCCTCGGCCTTGGCCTGGATGCCGAAGTGCTGATGAGCAACACACGGGCCCAGCGGCTGGCCGCGCAGATTCTCTGCCCCGACGAGTTGCAACGCATGGCCTGCCTGCCCGCAAGCGAACATGCCTGGCTGGTCAGCCTGACCTTCTGCAGCAAGGAAAGCCTGTTCAAGGCGCTCTACCCGCTGGTCGGCCAGCGCTTCTATTTTCAGGATGCCGAACTGCTCGAATGCCATGCCGACGGACGCCTGCAGTTACGTTTGCTGCGCGACCTGGCACCGCAGTGGCCGAAGGACAGTCTGCTCAGCGGTCAGCATGCAGCGCTGGGCAGCCACCTGCTGAGTCTGGTCAGCATTGCCACAGCCACCAGCCGTCAGGGCTGA